Proteins from one Pontibacter korlensis genomic window:
- a CDS encoding Lrp/AsnC ligand binding domain-containing protein, translated as MNYEIDNLDKQILSLLMQDVTRAYTDIAKELNVSGGTIHVRMKKLTEMGVVKGAQLLVNPSAVGFDICAFIGVFLEKGSGYKETVEKMRQIPEIVELHYTTGSYSMFAKIICRDTNHLREVLNEKLQPIQGVQRTETLISLEESINRQIKIE; from the coding sequence ATGAATTACGAAATTGACAATCTGGATAAACAAATTCTGAGCCTGTTAATGCAGGATGTAACCCGTGCTTATACTGACATTGCGAAAGAGCTGAACGTATCGGGAGGCACCATTCATGTTAGAATGAAAAAGCTAACCGAAATGGGTGTTGTAAAAGGAGCGCAGTTACTAGTAAACCCATCTGCCGTTGGCTTTGATATCTGCGCCTTTATTGGTGTGTTCCTGGAAAAAGGATCTGGGTATAAAGAGACGGTAGAGAAAATGCGACAGATACCTGAAATTGTAGAGCTACATTATACTACCGGCTCCTACAGCATGTTCGCCAAAATAATTTGCCGCGATACAAACCATTTGCGCGAGGTGTTAAACGAAAAGCTGCAGCCTATACAAGGTGTTCAGCGAACCGAAACCCTTATATCGCTGGAGGAAAGCATAAACCGACAGATCAAAATAGAATAG
- a CDS encoding pyridoxal phosphate-dependent aminotransferase, which produces MTVSKMAQNLIGSEIIRVAGEVNAMIAKGEPICNLTIGDFNPSIYPIPEELRKGITKAYEQGHTNYPPANGVAVLRKAVVAFTQERLGLTYPENDILVAGGSRPLIYATYLALVDPSDKVVYPTPSWNNNHYCHLSGATPVEVKTRPENNFMPTAEDVRPHLKGATMLALCSPLNPTGTMFSKKDLEEICDLVLEENRNRAKGEKPLYMLYDQIYWMLTFGNAEHFDPVSLRPEMRDYTVYIDGTSKCFAATGVRVGYAFGPTVVMDKMKSILGHVGAWAPKAEQMATAEFLQQSEEVNSFMGEFKPKVQESLTVLYNGFQELKSEGHPVDAIEPMGAIYLSAKMDLAGKTTPEGKVLEISQDVTFYVLHEAKLAVVPFSAFGSGKDLNWFRLSVGGASLEDIKASLGRLREALQKLK; this is translated from the coding sequence ATGACAGTTTCTAAAATGGCGCAGAACCTGATCGGCTCCGAGATTATTCGGGTGGCTGGCGAGGTGAACGCAATGATAGCCAAGGGAGAGCCTATTTGTAACCTCACCATCGGCGACTTTAACCCAAGTATCTACCCAATTCCGGAGGAGCTGCGAAAGGGCATAACTAAAGCTTACGAACAAGGGCACACTAACTACCCGCCTGCCAATGGCGTTGCGGTGTTGCGCAAGGCAGTCGTAGCGTTTACGCAGGAGCGTCTTGGTCTTACTTACCCTGAGAACGATATTCTGGTGGCCGGCGGTTCTCGTCCGTTGATCTATGCTACCTACCTGGCCCTGGTAGACCCAAGCGACAAGGTGGTGTACCCAACTCCATCGTGGAACAACAACCACTACTGCCACTTATCTGGTGCTACTCCGGTAGAGGTTAAAACACGTCCGGAGAATAATTTCATGCCTACCGCTGAGGATGTACGTCCGCACTTGAAAGGAGCCACTATGCTGGCGCTGTGCTCGCCTCTGAACCCGACCGGTACGATGTTCTCTAAAAAGGACCTGGAGGAGATATGTGACCTGGTGCTGGAGGAGAACCGTAACCGCGCCAAAGGTGAAAAGCCGCTCTACATGCTTTACGACCAAATTTACTGGATGCTGACTTTCGGTAATGCCGAGCATTTCGATCCGGTTAGCCTTCGCCCTGAAATGCGCGACTATACTGTTTACATTGATGGTACTTCTAAGTGCTTTGCTGCTACAGGTGTGCGTGTAGGTTATGCCTTCGGACCAACTGTAGTAATGGACAAGATGAAGTCTATACTTGGGCATGTAGGAGCTTGGGCACCTAAAGCAGAGCAGATGGCTACTGCAGAATTCCTGCAGCAGTCAGAGGAAGTAAACAGCTTCATGGGCGAGTTTAAACCTAAAGTGCAGGAGAGCCTTACTGTGCTCTACAACGGGTTTCAGGAGCTGAAATCTGAAGGGCATCCAGTAGACGCCATCGAACCTATGGGCGCCATTTATTTATCTGCTAAGATGGATCTGGCTGGTAAAACTACGCCGGAGGGCAAAGTGCTGGAAATAAGCCAGGATGTAACCTTCTATGTGCTGCACGAAGCGAAGCTGGCTGTGGTGCCGTTCTCTGCTTTCGGTTCTGGAAAAGACCTGAACTGGTTCAGACTATCGGTAGGAGGTGCCTCTCTGGAGGATATCAAAGCCTCGTTGGGCAGGTTGCGCGAAGCGCTGCAGAAGCTGAAGTAA
- a CDS encoding DUF5686 and carboxypeptidase-like regulatory domain-containing protein, with product MAQVQQVQGTVRDAATSERLPFVSIVANEGETGTTTNLEGEYHLRHQRPIYSLRFSYVGYLPQTIRPDSVESINVQLQPTAARLQEVVVLGSGENPVHRIIRLATQHREQHRLQNLDSYTCRTYNKFILTANDVGEQELRDTLQLSRRDSAYLKMRNLLSKQHLFLLESVTDYAFLKPNLTKETVLATRVSGLQQPSFGVVAAEAREFSVYDDLPVFFGKRYLSPISPGSTRKYNFVLQETLVQGADTVFVISFKPEQGKNFEGLEGLLYINSSGWAVQNVLAQSAGNDDKRNIQLQQQYERVGAQQQWFPRELDVELTIPQLSLNGHQPYAHMRTYVTNINLNPNLRRSEFGVVALKHAPDAHRQPDSFFQAYRPDSLTQLEQRTYERLDSVGRAQKLDRTVRTLEYLMSKQIPVGPVSLNLRHLLRLSDFEGLRLGLGLRTNNRLSERFQVGGYWGYGFKDDEAKYGADASVILWQPMALQLKAIYFEDVLETGGRRLVFEEGSGLLGSLRRALLEDMDYTTHKSIALQGRVLRYLQANAQLRQEERRSTLLEQEGQSLPTFHLSEAVLGLRYAPGEKYMQQFNRLVPLSRQEHPVLWLQYTRGLDGFLDGDYGYDKYDLRLEALLRHRTFGESNIILAGGWITGNAPLVSRYNGYGSFNPEYKVYTGEGFETLQPYEFFSDRYGALFFSQNFGKRLLNTRFFAPDLVAVTNIGIGSLEEPLQEATELQLNSMRKGFFESGLMLNNIISSPFSGVGVGAFYRYGPYALDEDKDNLRIKLTISLLF from the coding sequence ATGGCACAGGTGCAGCAGGTGCAAGGTACTGTGCGCGATGCAGCTACCAGCGAGCGCCTGCCTTTTGTAAGTATAGTTGCCAACGAGGGTGAGACAGGTACTACCACTAACCTGGAGGGAGAGTACCATCTGCGCCACCAGAGGCCCATCTATAGCCTACGCTTTAGCTATGTGGGGTACCTGCCGCAAACTATACGCCCTGACTCTGTGGAAAGTATAAATGTGCAGCTGCAGCCAACAGCAGCAAGGTTGCAGGAGGTGGTTGTGCTAGGCTCTGGCGAGAACCCGGTCCACCGCATTATCAGGCTGGCTACGCAGCACAGGGAACAACATCGGCTGCAAAATCTGGACAGCTATACTTGTCGCACTTACAACAAATTTATACTTACGGCTAACGATGTGGGGGAGCAGGAGCTTCGCGACACGCTGCAACTCTCCCGCCGGGACTCTGCCTACCTGAAAATGCGTAACCTCCTGAGCAAGCAGCATCTGTTCCTGCTTGAAAGCGTTACCGACTATGCCTTTTTAAAGCCAAACCTCACCAAGGAAACCGTACTGGCTACGCGTGTATCGGGGCTGCAGCAACCTAGCTTTGGTGTAGTGGCTGCCGAGGCTCGTGAATTTTCGGTATACGACGACCTGCCTGTGTTCTTTGGCAAGCGCTACCTGAGTCCCATAAGCCCGGGGAGCACCCGCAAGTATAATTTCGTGCTGCAGGAAACACTGGTGCAGGGAGCGGACACAGTATTTGTCATCTCTTTTAAGCCTGAGCAGGGAAAGAACTTCGAGGGGCTGGAAGGGCTTCTGTACATCAACAGCAGCGGCTGGGCAGTGCAGAACGTGCTGGCCCAATCTGCAGGCAATGACGACAAGCGCAATATACAGTTGCAGCAGCAGTATGAACGGGTTGGAGCACAACAGCAGTGGTTCCCTAGGGAGCTGGATGTGGAGCTGACGATTCCACAACTTAGCCTGAATGGGCATCAGCCTTATGCCCACATGCGCACCTATGTCACAAACATCAACCTAAACCCTAACCTGCGTCGCTCCGAGTTTGGGGTAGTGGCCCTGAAGCATGCCCCTGACGCACACCGCCAGCCAGACAGCTTTTTCCAGGCTTACCGACCCGATTCGCTAACACAGCTGGAGCAAAGAACTTACGAACGCCTCGACAGCGTGGGCCGCGCCCAGAAGCTGGATCGCACCGTCCGAACTTTGGAGTACCTGATGAGCAAGCAGATTCCGGTTGGGCCTGTGAGTCTTAACCTGAGGCACTTGCTACGGCTGAGCGATTTTGAGGGCCTACGTCTGGGCCTAGGGCTGCGCACCAACAACCGCCTGTCAGAAAGATTCCAGGTAGGAGGCTACTGGGGCTACGGCTTTAAAGACGACGAAGCAAAGTATGGCGCGGATGCCTCGGTTATACTTTGGCAGCCGATGGCGCTGCAGCTAAAGGCTATCTACTTCGAGGATGTACTGGAGACGGGCGGCCGCCGCTTAGTCTTTGAAGAGGGCAGTGGCCTGTTAGGCAGTCTGCGGCGGGCACTGCTGGAAGACATGGACTATACCACTCACAAAAGTATAGCCTTACAAGGGCGCGTGCTACGTTACCTGCAGGCAAATGCACAGCTAAGGCAGGAAGAGAGGCGTTCTACCTTACTAGAGCAGGAAGGGCAGTCGCTACCAACTTTCCACCTTTCGGAAGCAGTGCTGGGCCTGCGCTATGCCCCTGGCGAAAAGTATATGCAGCAATTTAACCGCCTTGTGCCGCTATCAAGGCAGGAGCACCCTGTGCTGTGGCTGCAGTATACCCGCGGGCTCGACGGCTTTTTAGATGGTGATTATGGGTACGACAAGTACGACCTGCGGCTGGAGGCTCTGTTGCGCCATCGTACCTTTGGCGAGAGTAATATCATACTTGCCGGTGGCTGGATTACTGGTAATGCACCACTCGTAAGCCGCTACAATGGCTACGGTAGTTTTAACCCGGAGTATAAAGTATACACCGGTGAGGGTTTCGAGACCCTGCAGCCCTACGAATTCTTCTCCGACAGGTATGGTGCTTTGTTCTTCTCTCAGAACTTTGGCAAACGCCTGCTCAATACCCGCTTTTTTGCTCCGGATCTGGTGGCTGTAACTAATATTGGCATTGGTAGCCTGGAAGAGCCCTTACAAGAGGCTACGGAGCTACAGCTTAACAGCATGCGCAAGGGGTTTTTTGAATCAGGACTGATGCTAAATAACATTATCAGCTCTCCTTTTAGTGGTGTTGGAGTAGGAGCTTTTTACCGCTACGGCCCCTATGCCCTAGATGAGGACAAAGATAACCTGCGTATTAAGCTGACAATTAGCTTGTTGTTCTAA
- a CDS encoding phosphatase PAP2 family protein — protein sequence MKLGKQLTAHLLWLTMLATPVLAQTQQPDTRPDTVVTTSLATDSVAQPSTNLLAASITLTQGDTIPQGQKNPFTEAQRREGENKRYLTRAVLPAAALIGAGVYTIQGNGLFSSFDARDARNRHAPEFATKVDDYVFFVPLAYLYGFNIFSSQNRHEVGRQTKLLIASGALTSALVWPTKKLTDIDRPNNDNYAFPSGHTAYAFTIATVVDKEFRHKSPWVSVGSYAIATGTGIMRMLNNEHWMADVIAGAGVGILSVNTVYWLHDKLAKDKGLNTTVAPTVLPNGRPGLGLSVQF from the coding sequence TTGAAACTAGGAAAGCAACTAACTGCACATTTGCTGTGGTTAACAATGCTGGCAACCCCTGTGCTGGCGCAAACACAGCAACCTGACACAAGACCGGATACGGTTGTTACCACCAGCTTAGCAACAGACAGTGTTGCACAGCCTTCAACAAATTTGCTTGCGGCTTCTATCACACTGACGCAGGGTGATACCATACCGCAAGGGCAGAAAAATCCTTTTACGGAGGCCCAAAGACGTGAAGGAGAAAACAAGCGGTATCTTACACGTGCTGTACTGCCAGCTGCCGCGCTAATTGGAGCAGGTGTATATACTATACAGGGGAATGGCTTGTTCAGTAGCTTTGACGCCCGTGACGCCCGTAACAGGCATGCGCCGGAGTTTGCCACCAAGGTGGATGACTATGTATTCTTCGTGCCGCTGGCCTACCTGTATGGCTTCAACATTTTTTCCTCTCAGAACCGACACGAGGTGGGGCGCCAGACAAAACTGCTGATTGCCTCCGGAGCACTTACTTCTGCACTGGTATGGCCTACCAAAAAGCTGACGGACATAGATCGCCCCAATAACGATAACTATGCTTTCCCGTCGGGGCATACGGCCTATGCCTTTACCATTGCCACAGTGGTGGATAAGGAGTTCAGGCACAAGAGCCCGTGGGTGAGCGTGGGTAGCTATGCTATTGCCACGGGCACGGGTATTATGCGCATGCTCAACAACGAGCATTGGATGGCCGATGTAATAGCTGGCGCCGGCGTAGGTATCCTATCGGTAAACACGGTGTATTGGCTGCACGACAAGCTGGCCAAAGACAAAGGCTTGAACACCACCGTTGCTCCTACAGTGCTTCCTAACGGAAGGCCGGGGCTTGGTTTGAGTGTACAGTTCTAA
- a CDS encoding bifunctional ADP-dependent NAD(P)H-hydrate dehydratase/NAD(P)H-hydrate epimerase, producing the protein MKILTAAQTREADAYTIQEEGISSAELMERAAKAFTGWFENKFQPGGEVHIFCGPGNNGGDGLAVARLLHERNYNVQPYLVGDISKASDDFETNLERLPQDLQTIHVEQEAAIPNLIGKGSCVIDALFGTGLNRPVTGLYAKVLEALNSSGVTVTSIDIPSGLYTDSQTPEDGAIVRAQYTVSFELPKLAFLLPQHEPFVGEWHVVSIGLSQQFISEVNTNYFCTKQEDVQRLLKLRKKFSHKGLYGHALLLCGGYGKMGAAVLAARACLRSGVGLLTVQVPQAGYPILQTAVPEAMTLTDRNRKHLSELPQDIQKYDVIGTGPGIGTERVTKTAIGQLLATSSHPTVIDADAINLIAASDKLKAQLYKKKLIFTPHPKEFERLVGKVKNDYDRLQHLREFCMEYGCYVVLKGSHTAVGTPEGKVYFNTTGNSGMATGGTGDVLTGIITALVGQQYTLEEACLLGVYVHGLAADLAFPSLGDIAMTASDVIDHLPKAFLHLTQLMP; encoded by the coding sequence ATGAAGATTCTTACAGCTGCACAGACCCGCGAAGCCGACGCCTACACAATCCAAGAGGAAGGGATCTCCTCCGCTGAGCTGATGGAGCGAGCGGCAAAAGCCTTTACCGGTTGGTTTGAGAATAAGTTTCAGCCGGGCGGGGAGGTACACATCTTCTGCGGCCCCGGCAACAACGGCGGTGATGGGCTAGCCGTCGCACGCCTGCTGCACGAGCGCAACTATAATGTGCAGCCTTACCTGGTGGGCGATATAAGTAAGGCTTCGGATGATTTTGAAACAAACTTGGAGCGTCTGCCACAGGACCTGCAGACTATACACGTGGAACAGGAGGCAGCTATTCCTAACTTGATAGGTAAAGGCTCCTGCGTTATTGATGCTCTCTTCGGTACCGGGCTAAACAGGCCTGTTACGGGCCTGTACGCTAAGGTACTTGAGGCGCTAAACAGTAGTGGCGTAACTGTCACTTCTATAGATATCCCTTCTGGCCTCTACACTGACAGCCAAACACCTGAGGATGGCGCAATTGTCAGAGCACAGTACACGGTTAGTTTTGAGCTACCAAAGCTGGCCTTTTTGCTACCGCAGCACGAGCCGTTCGTGGGCGAGTGGCATGTAGTATCTATTGGGCTAAGCCAGCAGTTTATCTCAGAAGTTAATACCAACTATTTCTGCACAAAGCAGGAAGATGTGCAGCGCCTGCTGAAACTCCGCAAAAAATTCTCCCACAAAGGCCTCTATGGACACGCACTCCTGCTGTGCGGGGGCTACGGCAAGATGGGCGCCGCCGTACTGGCTGCTCGTGCCTGCCTGCGCAGCGGTGTTGGGCTACTAACAGTGCAAGTGCCTCAAGCGGGTTACCCTATCCTTCAAACTGCCGTGCCAGAGGCCATGACACTAACCGATAGAAACCGGAAGCACCTTTCTGAGCTTCCCCAGGATATTCAAAAGTATGATGTGATAGGAACAGGCCCGGGCATAGGCACTGAGCGTGTCACGAAAACTGCCATTGGACAGCTGTTGGCTACCTCCTCACACCCTACAGTGATTGATGCAGATGCAATCAACCTCATTGCTGCCAGCGATAAACTGAAGGCACAGCTGTACAAGAAAAAGCTCATTTTCACGCCACACCCAAAAGAGTTTGAGCGCCTGGTGGGCAAGGTTAAAAACGACTACGACCGGCTGCAGCACCTGCGCGAGTTCTGCATGGAGTATGGTTGTTATGTTGTGCTGAAGGGTAGCCATACTGCTGTTGGCACGCCTGAAGGTAAAGTATACTTCAACACGACCGGCAACTCTGGTATGGCTACGGGCGGCACTGGAGATGTGCTCACGGGCATTATAACAGCATTGGTAGGGCAACAGTACACTCTGGAGGAGGCTTGCCTGTTGGGAGTTTATGTACATGGCTTAGCCGCTGATTTAGCGTTCCCTTCTCTAGGAGACATTGCCATGACGGCATCAGACGTAATTGACCATCTACCTAAGGCTTTCCTGCACCTTACCCAACTAATGCCATAG